From one Candidatus Nitrosocosmicus arcticus genomic stretch:
- a CDS encoding discoidin domain-containing protein, whose amino-acid sequence MFQYIKIKNVVIISAFIVFIISSSTSFGLNNKILAAPTDIPKVSFNHNGGITDLSPTITVKDKTMTKVGQPGDENEMEYKSLIYAINRGDKVSFNFEDEPSQVDAFLIDYETDYSTLWALEKTPTGEFIANTPSPGLYNLDVHAIYPDGEYVSYSKLLNVVDNNLNLLSLTPQNNQCGNEITLDKLTASGNPATSILNQVINQPLIKELSFGIIDELNVQLNNVKNICGIQLGLKNAQNDIHFFAVQSSSDGSQYSDPVVFANTGFSGELPEVYIYPSSVEAKFLKLVPLGSTMEKGLGITDFKLFGQ is encoded by the coding sequence TTGTTTCAATATATTAAGATTAAAAATGTTGTAATCATAAGTGCATTTATTGTCTTTATTATTAGTTCTTCGACATCATTTGGTTTAAATAATAAGATTCTTGCAGCCCCCACAGACATACCGAAAGTCAGTTTTAATCATAATGGAGGCATAACGGATCTCAGCCCAACAATAACTGTGAAAGATAAGACAATGACCAAAGTCGGACAACCAGGGGATGAAAACGAAATGGAGTATAAGTCATTAATCTACGCTATAAACAGAGGAGATAAAGTATCGTTTAACTTTGAAGATGAGCCCTCTCAAGTTGATGCTTTTCTCATAGATTACGAAACCGACTATAGTACATTATGGGCCCTAGAAAAAACGCCAACTGGTGAGTTTATTGCCAATACCCCCTCACCTGGTCTTTACAATCTAGATGTACATGCTATATATCCAGACGGAGAATATGTGTCATATTCTAAGTTACTCAACGTTGTAGATAACAATCTAAATCTTCTAAGTTTAACTCCTCAAAACAATCAGTGTGGCAATGAGATAACATTAGATAAGTTAACTGCAAGTGGCAATCCCGCTACAAGCATTTTGAACCAAGTAATTAACCAGCCATTAATCAAAGAGTTGTCATTTGGGATTATCGACGAATTGAACGTTCAATTAAACAATGTCAAGAATATTTGTGGAATTCAATTAGGGCTCAAAAATGCACAAAATGATATCCATTTCTTTGCAGTACAGAGTTCAAGTGACGGATCACAATATTCGGACCCAGTGGTTTTTGCAAACACAGGATTCAGCGGTGAATTACCAGAAGTATACATATACCCATCATCCGTAGAAGCCAAATTCTTAAAATTAGTTCCTCTTGGAAGTACAATGGAAAAAGGTTTAGGAATTACTGACTTTAAGTTATTTGGCCAGTAA
- a CDS encoding RidA family protein, producing the protein MIPEKKIESLNLVIPIGKPKALGSYVPIVNVNGLVFISGQLPIDINSPANDLKFRGKVGKQISIEDAQLACKICCLNAFSILKSLIGDLDKVKRIVKITGYVNCDDAFTDHPKVINGASDFLIDVFGDLGRHSRVAVGVNSLPLNSPVEIDFIIQI; encoded by the coding sequence ATGATACCGGAAAAAAAAATAGAATCTTTGAATCTTGTTATTCCAATTGGAAAACCAAAAGCATTAGGTTCGTACGTCCCGATAGTAAATGTCAACGGTCTAGTTTTTATTTCAGGTCAACTTCCAATCGACATAAATTCTCCAGCAAACGACCTGAAATTTAGAGGTAAAGTAGGCAAACAAATTTCAATTGAGGATGCTCAACTAGCCTGTAAAATTTGTTGTTTAAACGCCTTCTCTATTCTTAAGAGCCTAATTGGCGACTTAGATAAGGTAAAAAGAATAGTCAAAATAACAGGCTATGTCAACTGTGATGATGCTTTCACAGATCATCCAAAAGTCATTAATGGAGCTTCGGATTTCCTTATTGATGTGTTTGGAGACCTAGGCAGGCACTCTAGAGTAGCTGTTGGAGTAAATAGTTTACCATTGAATTCTCCAGTAGAAATCGATTTTATAATTCAAATATAG
- a CDS encoding plastocyanin/azurin family copper-binding protein, whose protein sequence is MSKEGDLPKLPIKNRKIGTTGISLIVIGLSLLSIYILWASFGYIGPSFSSDVLNLQQSTLRAQYHLPEEPVVTDPAVLQTPPSLRQFLTDNATSSPTNATSSPTNATSSPTNATSSPTNATDQASGNTQVSIVPGASTLTDTAYSPNPVEVTVGQTVVWTNDDSAFHTVTSGPAGAADAGKVFDSGLTGPTALTSKGKTFEHTFDTAGEYPYFCTLHPAMVGTVMVN, encoded by the coding sequence ATGTCAAAGGAGGGCGACCTTCCAAAACTTCCAATCAAAAACAGGAAAATAGGTACTACAGGAATCTCTCTTATTGTGATAGGTTTATCATTGTTATCTATCTATATATTGTGGGCATCATTTGGCTATATTGGTCCTTCGTTCTCATCTGATGTTTTGAATTTGCAACAATCAACTTTAAGAGCCCAATATCACTTACCGGAAGAACCAGTTGTTACAGATCCTGCAGTATTACAAACCCCACCTTCACTTCGTCAGTTTTTGACAGACAATGCAACTAGTAGTCCGACCAATGCAACTAGTAGTCCGACCAATGCAACTAGTAGTCCGACCAATGCAACTAGTAGTCCGACCAATGCAACAGATCAAGCTTCAGGTAATACTCAAGTATCAATAGTCCCCGGAGCATCTACTTTGACCGATACGGCATACAGTCCAAATCCCGTCGAAGTCACTGTTGGTCAAACTGTAGTCTGGACAAACGATGATTCCGCATTTCATACTGTGACATCTGGACCCGCCGGTGCAGCAGATGCTGGGAAGGTATTTGATTCAGGTCTAACTGGTCCAACAGCATTGACTAGTAAAGGAAAAACCTTTGAGCATACATTCGATACAGCAGGTGAATATCCTTATTTTTGTACCTTACATCCAGCGATGGTTGGTACTGTGATGGTAAACTAA
- a CDS encoding thioredoxin domain-containing protein — translation MDNRFDNAKPNSLIKENSPYLLQHAYNPVNWLPWNDDSINLAKREDKPIFLSIGYSSCHWCHVMAHESFEDTEVAKTMNEKFINIKVDREERPDIDDIYQRACQLVNGNGGWPLSVFLTPDLKPFYVGTYFPKDSRYGMPGFTEILNQLSQAYSHKKSDINKTTSEFVEALINTSKDILNNKNVEIDKTVLDESALNLLQMADFIHGGFGISPKFPNVSNLLFLLRYYDISGIEKFKDFVTLTSEKMIFGGIHDHLGGGFSRYSTDQKWLVPHFEKMLYDNALLVILFCEMYQITKEKIFRDTVEKTLDYILRVLTNKEGIFLSAEDADSDGEEGKFYVWSKREITSIIQTPLHQNIFCEYFDITEVGNFEGKNILNIKTSVEHLARKYGLDVKEVKNIIAVNSTKLFDIREKRIKPQKDDKTILSWNALAVSAFIKGYKITGNKEYLKTVLTAVDVIETKVKSKEGYLCRIYKQDKAKILAYLDDYAFYINSLLDLFEVKSDPRFIELASYYTDVLIKHFWDGQENNFYYSSDMHESILTKTKVLYDLALPSGNSVSISNLIRLHHITGKNNYLDMAEKMMKGSISSALDNPFGFGWLLSSTYLYVKKPTEITIFSKGNKSDMIDEMNKMYVPNGIFSILHEDNASEKLDKYDLFKNNSLIKEKPASDFAIICKDFTCSPPLTNVEKIRDILSSNSSKERIK, via the coding sequence ATGGATAATCGTTTTGACAATGCAAAACCCAATTCGTTGATCAAAGAAAACAGTCCGTATCTACTACAACATGCTTATAATCCAGTTAACTGGTTGCCTTGGAATGACGATTCTATCAATTTGGCAAAAAGAGAAGACAAACCAATCTTTCTCAGCATAGGATATAGTTCATGTCATTGGTGTCATGTAATGGCACATGAGTCGTTTGAAGATACCGAAGTTGCAAAAACCATGAATGAAAAATTTATTAACATAAAGGTCGACAGAGAGGAAAGACCAGATATAGATGACATATATCAAAGAGCATGTCAACTAGTAAATGGTAATGGTGGCTGGCCATTATCGGTATTTTTGACGCCTGATCTCAAGCCATTTTATGTAGGTACATATTTTCCAAAAGATAGCAGATATGGTATGCCGGGTTTTACTGAAATTTTAAATCAACTTTCTCAGGCCTATTCCCATAAAAAAAGCGATATAAATAAAACCACGTCGGAATTTGTAGAAGCCCTGATAAACACATCAAAAGATATTTTGAACAACAAAAATGTAGAAATTGACAAAACAGTTCTGGACGAATCTGCACTAAATTTATTGCAAATGGCAGACTTTATTCATGGAGGTTTTGGGATCTCCCCTAAATTTCCTAACGTATCTAATCTATTATTTTTGCTTCGTTACTACGATATATCAGGTATTGAAAAATTCAAGGACTTCGTAACTCTAACAAGTGAAAAAATGATCTTTGGGGGGATACATGATCACCTAGGAGGTGGATTCTCGAGATATTCGACCGATCAAAAATGGCTAGTGCCCCATTTTGAAAAAATGTTGTACGATAATGCATTATTGGTTATTTTGTTTTGTGAAATGTATCAAATAACCAAGGAAAAAATATTTAGAGATACTGTTGAAAAAACCTTGGATTATATTTTACGTGTGCTTACAAATAAGGAAGGAATTTTCCTTTCAGCTGAAGATGCAGATTCTGACGGAGAAGAGGGAAAATTTTATGTATGGTCTAAGAGAGAGATCACCTCAATCATTCAAACTCCTTTACACCAAAATATCTTCTGCGAATACTTTGATATAACAGAAGTAGGGAATTTTGAAGGGAAAAACATATTAAATATCAAAACCTCCGTCGAACATCTAGCAAGAAAGTATGGATTAGATGTGAAGGAGGTTAAGAACATTATCGCCGTAAATTCTACAAAGCTTTTTGATATCAGAGAGAAAAGGATAAAACCTCAAAAAGATGATAAAACAATTTTATCGTGGAATGCACTAGCTGTATCTGCTTTTATCAAAGGTTATAAGATAACGGGTAATAAAGAATATTTAAAAACTGTACTAACCGCAGTGGACGTCATCGAAACAAAGGTAAAGTCCAAGGAAGGATATTTATGCAGGATTTATAAACAAGATAAAGCCAAAATACTTGCTTATTTGGATGATTATGCTTTTTACATAAATTCTCTTTTGGATCTATTTGAGGTAAAATCAGATCCAAGGTTCATTGAACTAGCATCTTATTATACAGATGTTTTGATAAAGCATTTTTGGGACGGACAAGAAAATAATTTTTATTATTCTTCCGATATGCATGAATCTATTCTCACTAAAACCAAAGTCTTGTATGATTTGGCTTTGCCAAGCGGAAATTCGGTTTCAATATCAAATTTGATCCGTCTTCATCACATAACAGGGAAAAACAATTACTTGGACATGGCTGAGAAAATGATGAAAGGTTCTATATCATCCGCGTTAGATAATCCATTTGGTTTTGGTTGGTTATTATCATCGACATATCTATATGTTAAAAAACCAACGGAAATAACCATTTTTTCAAAAGGTAATAAATCGGATATGATTGATGAAATGAATAAGATGTATGTTCCAAATGGCATTTTTTCTATTCTACATGAGGACAATGCCTCAGAAAAGTTAGATAAATACGATTTGTTCAAGAATAACTCACTGATTAAAGAAAAACCTGCCAGCGATTTTGCAATAATATGTAAAGACTTTACTTGTTCGCCCCCATTAACCAATGTGGAAAAAATAAGGGATATTTTGTCTTCAAATTCATCAAAGGAAAGGATTAAATAA
- a CDS encoding RIO1 family regulatory kinase/ATPase — MEEYSNKFILSSANLIDLLCYPRFSASDYYSRLGELRSLNLKFVILEGNTLLNAIRILGKGSEGLVLKVQNIHSKTMALKIKRIDSCRTGMKNEFEFYQSINRNNLGPKVYSYTKNALLMEFIEGLSARNWFLKSKMNLDLVRKIIINILTQCYTLDKLHIDHGQLNKLDNHVIISHCGSKCTIVDFESASCIRKVNNVTSAFQGLIFKGIISDQINKFVNYDKKRVEFLNLLSSYKMDKSKKNFDSIIALI; from the coding sequence ATGGAAGAGTATTCTAACAAATTTATTTTATCATCAGCTAATTTGATCGATTTATTATGTTATCCCAGATTTAGTGCCTCTGATTATTATTCTAGGTTGGGTGAACTTAGATCGTTAAATCTAAAATTTGTAATTCTGGAAGGTAATACTCTTTTAAATGCTATTAGGATTTTGGGGAAAGGGAGCGAAGGATTGGTGTTAAAAGTTCAAAATATACATAGTAAAACCATGGCACTAAAAATTAAGAGAATTGACTCGTGTAGAACCGGTATGAAAAATGAATTTGAATTTTACCAGAGTATAAATAGGAATAATTTGGGCCCCAAGGTTTACTCTTATACAAAAAATGCTCTTTTAATGGAGTTCATCGAAGGTTTGTCCGCAAGAAACTGGTTCTTAAAATCAAAAATGAACTTAGACTTGGTACGAAAAATCATCATTAATATTTTGACTCAATGTTACACCCTAGATAAACTACACATAGATCATGGTCAACTAAATAAGTTAGATAATCATGTAATAATTTCTCATTGTGGTTCAAAGTGCACCATAGTAGATTTTGAAAGTGCTAGTTGCATCAGAAAAGTTAATAATGTTACATCCGCATTTCAAGGGTTAATTTTCAAAGGTATTATATCAGATCAAATAAACAAATTTGTTAATTATGATAAAAAGAGAGTCGAATTCTTAAATCTATTATCAAGCTATAAAATGGACAAGTCAAAAAAAAATTTTGATTCTATAATCGCATTAATTTGA
- the cca gene encoding CCA tRNA nucleotidyltransferase → MSNPSIDKLIEGILKECTPTSEEEINLHAMANKVKNKLESCVSEYKLGSKIKEIVFGGSFAKGTWLKNEADIDIFIKFKNEVDYGHFEDYGKLIGMQALKEYSPYLRYADHPYVEAYVDGVKFNIVPCFDVSFGDWKSAADRSPFHTSYVISNLNQEKKNQVRVLKKFLKSLKIYGAEISIEGFSGYVCEVLILKFGSFLSTIHFFSTYCNDNSVIIITKPDHEQEKHKRIFDSFLVILDPIDENRNLGSAISYRSVATLIQSSRKFLVNPGNNYFREEPISRPDNDLKYLLSPFILVIEFKYSDRPSDVIWGQLKKMTRSICKFVESYGFRILKYQCNVHEKEKVCVIALLYESLTISKLSFKIGPEIFRLHDVEKFIEINDRSPLKWLDNDSRTRCLLFREFTNAKDYLEFVLTNKPDLIGIPRGLKNDFFRSFKIYTLDQNPSLDEHIKNTVSELLYTDGRVF, encoded by the coding sequence ATGAGTAATCCTAGTATCGATAAATTAATCGAAGGAATATTAAAGGAATGTACTCCTACATCAGAAGAAGAAATTAATCTTCATGCTATGGCTAACAAGGTGAAGAATAAACTTGAATCTTGTGTTTCTGAATATAAACTTGGCTCTAAGATAAAGGAAATCGTGTTCGGTGGCTCTTTTGCTAAAGGAACTTGGCTTAAAAACGAAGCCGATATTGATATTTTTATCAAATTTAAGAATGAAGTTGATTATGGTCATTTTGAAGATTACGGAAAGCTAATTGGAATGCAAGCTCTAAAGGAATACTCTCCGTATCTTAGGTATGCAGATCATCCTTATGTAGAAGCTTATGTTGACGGGGTTAAATTTAACATTGTCCCGTGCTTTGATGTCTCCTTCGGGGATTGGAAAAGTGCAGCTGACCGTTCCCCATTCCATACCTCTTATGTAATCAGTAATTTGAACCAGGAAAAGAAAAATCAAGTGAGAGTACTTAAGAAGTTTTTGAAATCTCTAAAAATTTATGGAGCTGAGATTTCTATAGAAGGGTTTAGCGGATATGTATGTGAAGTCCTGATTTTAAAATTTGGATCTTTTTTATCGACTATCCATTTTTTTTCTACATACTGTAATGACAACTCAGTTATTATAATCACGAAACCCGATCACGAACAGGAAAAACATAAGAGGATTTTTGATAGTTTTCTAGTAATACTAGATCCAATTGATGAAAATAGAAATTTAGGCAGTGCTATTTCATATCGCTCAGTCGCGACTCTAATCCAGAGTTCAAGAAAGTTTTTAGTAAATCCTGGCAATAATTATTTTCGAGAGGAACCGATATCTCGCCCAGACAATGATCTCAAATATTTATTGTCTCCTTTCATTCTGGTAATTGAATTCAAATATAGTGATAGACCATCTGATGTCATCTGGGGGCAGCTTAAGAAAATGACAAGGTCCATATGTAAATTTGTCGAATCATATGGTTTTAGAATATTGAAATATCAATGTAATGTGCATGAAAAGGAAAAAGTTTGTGTTATTGCTTTATTATATGAATCTCTAACAATTTCTAAATTATCTTTCAAAATAGGTCCTGAAATATTTAGATTACATGACGTAGAAAAATTTATAGAGATTAACGATCGCTCTCCATTAAAATGGTTAGACAATGACTCTAGAACTAGGTGCCTTCTTTTTAGAGAATTCACTAACGCAAAAGATTATCTGGAATTTGTTCTCACGAATAAACCTGATTTAATAGGGATCCCTAGAGGGTTGAAGAATGATTTTTTTCGATCCTTCAAAATATATACCCTGGATCAAAATCCTTCTTTGGATGAACATATAAAAAATACTGTTTCTGAATTATTATATACGGATGGAAGAGTATTCTAA
- the thpR gene encoding RNA 2',3'-cyclic phosphodiesterase, which translates to MRIFVAIDIPRVEKIIHIQNQIMKEYEFDRHYVRLINKYNLHLTMMFLGEKTDFEVREIISNLESLTFDPFEIRFANIGCFPKNSEPRVIWLGLDNQSSKKLNDLFDAISKLLEKDIGYGKETQHNSSEEKSVYVPHLTIFRINRHFKGRISFDPNFQFDLFKDEINQIKLKQSMLTADGPIYSDLFTINAQA; encoded by the coding sequence ATGCGTATATTTGTTGCAATAGATATTCCAAGGGTTGAGAAAATAATCCATATTCAGAATCAAATTATGAAAGAATATGAATTTGACCGCCATTATGTTAGACTCATCAACAAGTATAATCTTCACTTGACAATGATGTTTTTGGGGGAAAAGACCGATTTTGAAGTAAGGGAAATTATCTCCAATTTGGAAAGTTTAACTTTTGATCCATTTGAGATTAGATTCGCTAACATAGGCTGTTTTCCAAAAAACTCTGAACCTAGGGTTATCTGGTTGGGGCTGGATAATCAAAGTTCTAAAAAATTAAATGACCTTTTTGATGCAATTTCAAAATTGCTGGAGAAAGATATTGGCTACGGGAAGGAAACACAACACAATTCTAGTGAAGAAAAATCTGTATACGTCCCTCATCTTACAATTTTTCGTATAAATCGACATTTTAAGGGTCGTATATCTTTTGATCCTAATTTTCAATTTGATCTATTTAAAGATGAGATAAACCAAATTAAATTAAAACAAAGCATGCTGACAGCAGATGGTCCTATATATTCTGATTTGTTTACCATTAACGCACAAGCGTAA
- a CDS encoding nucleoside monophosphate kinase, with protein sequence MSVLNQFIICLTGMPGAGKSTVATFLQSKGFHLITMGDVIREKAVENNLPMDDKSLGDLMKNLRKHHGNEVVARLVMEKIKKLENANFIVVDGIRSYEEYLVLKNIGFVKLLAIHASSSIRYDHIKLRDRSDTPSNHEKFLQRDEREMSVGISKAIALADESISNNDLSLIELKNHVEVIIKKWSDEYNSRKQKNILTT encoded by the coding sequence TTGTCGGTTCTAAACCAATTTATAATTTGCTTAACAGGAATGCCTGGTGCAGGAAAATCGACAGTTGCTACTTTCCTCCAAAGTAAAGGATTTCATCTAATAACTATGGGTGACGTAATAAGGGAAAAAGCGGTAGAAAACAACTTGCCGATGGATGATAAGAGTCTTGGAGATTTGATGAAAAATTTAAGAAAGCATCACGGAAATGAAGTTGTTGCAAGGTTAGTGATGGAGAAGATTAAAAAATTGGAAAATGCTAATTTTATTGTAGTAGATGGAATTAGAAGTTATGAGGAGTATTTGGTATTAAAAAACATAGGTTTTGTAAAGTTATTGGCTATTCATGCATCATCAAGTATTAGATATGACCATATAAAATTACGAGACAGGTCTGATACACCATCAAATCATGAAAAGTTTTTACAAAGAGATGAACGAGAAATGAGTGTAGGCATAAGCAAAGCAATAGCTCTCGCGGACGAATCGATATCAAATAATGACCTATCTTTGATCGAGCTTAAAAATCACGTAGAAGTAATTATTAAAAAGTGGTCAGATGAGTATAATAGCCGGAAGCAAAAAAACATTCTTACCACGTAG
- a CDS encoding RNA-binding domain-containing protein: MEHESIEVIAITPINLTEDVQKVAFAVKNVLPDSELVIRKNNLYIKMNNFNGLRKIKDKIRSKKTLAVLQRILYNNYNMQSTWFLLNKQAAFSDVVVLVENENESPLGPIKITVNGCELERINEWFEK, translated from the coding sequence ATGGAACATGAAAGTATAGAAGTTATTGCTATAACTCCAATTAATTTGACCGAAGACGTACAAAAAGTGGCTTTTGCTGTCAAAAACGTATTACCAGATTCAGAACTAGTGATAAGAAAGAATAATTTGTATATCAAGATGAATAATTTTAATGGTTTGAGAAAAATAAAAGACAAGATAAGGTCAAAAAAAACATTGGCTGTTTTACAGAGAATTTTGTATAATAATTACAACATGCAAAGTACTTGGTTTTTACTAAATAAACAGGCTGCATTTTCAGACGTGGTGGTATTAGTAGAAAACGAAAATGAATCCCCCTTGGGACCCATAAAAATAACTGTAAACGGCTGCGAATTAGAAAGAATTAATGAATGGTTTGAGAAATAG
- a CDS encoding sulfurtransferase — MNKPINRKKNDIKVVNKRVKAKPPSTPSLNLVCDIDTLRTLIKKNKVRVVDVRKRDEYLKGHIKTAVSLPLAELLSNDDPESIIKILNNLGISDDTLVVIYDDTFGALASRVAWSFKFVGHRNVALLEVTYDNWKKLGLEIERKSNKYSKVSHSVDIDYSIFADAEYIENAQNDKNKIIIDSRERLNFLTEHIPNSKNIPYTMLRSENSILRNPSELKRFMENRGIDLNNEIITYCGSVGTLSGLAFFALKTAGISNVKLYPKSFKEWKSLGKPKTEFKDATYWDLSAE, encoded by the coding sequence TTGAACAAACCAATAAACCGAAAAAAAAATGATATAAAGGTAGTAAACAAACGTGTAAAAGCAAAACCTCCATCAACACCTTCTTTGAACCTTGTATGTGATATTGATACTCTAAGAACTCTAATAAAAAAAAATAAAGTTAGAGTTGTGGATGTTAGAAAAAGAGACGAATATTTGAAAGGTCATATAAAGACGGCCGTTTCTTTACCACTAGCTGAATTATTATCCAACGATGACCCTGAGTCTATAATTAAGATTTTAAATAACCTCGGTATATCGGATGATACTTTAGTAGTCATTTATGATGATACATTTGGTGCACTAGCGTCAAGGGTAGCGTGGTCATTTAAGTTTGTTGGGCACAGAAATGTTGCGTTATTGGAAGTTACCTATGATAATTGGAAAAAATTAGGTTTAGAAATTGAAAGAAAGTCTAATAAATATTCTAAAGTTTCACATTCTGTTGATATCGATTATTCTATATTTGCAGATGCTGAATATATAGAAAATGCACAAAATGATAAAAATAAGATCATAATTGATTCTCGAGAAAGATTGAATTTTTTAACAGAACATATTCCTAATTCAAAGAATATTCCATACACCATGTTGCGCTCGGAAAATTCCATTTTAAGAAATCCTTCTGAACTTAAACGATTCATGGAAAATAGGGGTATTGACTTAAACAATGAGATAATTACTTACTGTGGAAGCGTCGGAACGTTGTCGGGATTGGCTTTTTTTGCCTTAAAGACAGCTGGAATTTCAAACGTGAAGCTATATCCCAAATCATTTAAGGAATGGAAATCTCTTGGAAAACCCAAAACCGAATTTAAAGATGCTACCTACTGGGACCTTTCAGCAGAGTGA
- a CDS encoding nitrite/sulfite reductase, with the protein MDYDVLSSSKNKELETNEKWGLAEESEYFANKVKLYRQDKLNADEFRRFRLQNGAYGSRLNSEFSMIRIKVPGGDITPTQLEKIASLSESFSIGSAHVSTRQNIQLHWVQLEDVSEVFRGLAEVGLTSREACGNTIRNVMCSHFAGVCPNEPFDTTPYAKAIARFFLRNPICQNLPRKFKFNFSCCPEHGYVRIADVGLVPTIRDGVKGFRVYLGGGLGAASFIAHLLEEFTPESRLLSTSIATIRLYDRLGNRENLARNRMRYLVNEIGWEKFQGLLLKERIVVEATISIPTRKSYDGFLNTGDLNNTSISSASTKSKIKLPVINSNSADTPYTRWLNTNVVAQKQSGYYSVYITLGAGDITSSQLRILAECIREFSLEKKARNTPQQNFLVRYIKADQLPKVFQKLSGNGLGNPGANTIVSTVGCSGTTSCNLAITNSHRLAKEIQSKFLELNIDLDKDYVDSTIKISGCPNSCGQHEVATIGFYGGATRIGTSMVPIYTMLFAGSTGENGELGKAIMRVPAKKVMDVVLKIFEHFKKERKGDEKLNEWIYKISNGNGAGEIKNVDDMKKLLLPIIELPAFSAAPDFYKDYGTDSNFVAKTARGECAA; encoded by the coding sequence ATTGATTATGATGTTCTTTCTTCATCGAAAAATAAAGAACTTGAGACTAATGAAAAATGGGGTTTAGCAGAAGAATCCGAATATTTTGCTAATAAGGTAAAGCTATATCGTCAAGATAAATTGAATGCAGATGAATTTAGGCGCTTTAGACTTCAAAACGGTGCATATGGCTCTAGATTAAATAGTGAATTTAGTATGATAAGAATAAAGGTTCCAGGTGGTGATATCACGCCAACCCAACTTGAAAAGATTGCCAGTCTATCAGAATCATTCTCAATCGGATCTGCTCATGTATCTACCAGACAAAATATTCAATTGCACTGGGTGCAATTAGAAGATGTAAGTGAAGTATTTCGCGGTTTAGCTGAAGTAGGACTTACTTCTAGGGAAGCTTGCGGTAATACCATTAGAAATGTAATGTGCAGTCATTTTGCAGGAGTATGTCCTAATGAACCATTTGATACTACTCCTTACGCTAAAGCAATAGCGAGGTTTTTCCTAAGAAATCCTATTTGTCAGAATCTTCCCAGAAAATTTAAATTTAATTTTTCTTGCTGCCCAGAACATGGTTATGTAAGGATAGCCGACGTAGGCCTCGTTCCTACAATCCGTGATGGAGTAAAGGGATTCCGGGTGTATTTGGGAGGTGGCTTAGGCGCTGCCTCATTTATAGCTCATTTATTAGAGGAGTTTACTCCCGAATCTAGGCTTTTATCTACTTCTATAGCTACAATTCGACTTTATGACAGACTAGGAAATAGAGAAAATCTTGCAAGAAATAGAATGCGTTATTTGGTCAACGAAATCGGATGGGAAAAATTTCAGGGCTTATTATTGAAGGAACGAATTGTGGTTGAAGCAACAATTTCTATACCCACGAGAAAATCATACGATGGTTTTTTGAATACTGGAGATCTGAATAATACTTCAATTTCCTCAGCCTCTACTAAGAGTAAAATTAAATTACCAGTAATAAATTCCAATTCTGCAGACACGCCATACACTAGATGGCTAAATACCAATGTTGTTGCTCAGAAACAGTCTGGTTATTACAGTGTGTATATAACCTTAGGTGCAGGCGATATCACCTCTAGTCAGTTACGGATTCTTGCAGAATGTATCAGGGAATTTTCGTTAGAAAAAAAAGCCCGAAATACTCCTCAACAAAACTTTCTGGTCAGATATATAAAAGCAGATCAATTACCAAAAGTTTTCCAAAAACTATCTGGCAATGGATTAGGAAATCCGGGTGCAAATACAATTGTATCTACAGTAGGTTGTTCTGGAACTACATCATGTAATCTAGCTATTACCAATTCTCATAGGCTTGCAAAGGAAATCCAAAGTAAATTTTTGGAACTGAATATTGATTTAGATAAAGACTATGTTGATTCTACTATCAAAATTAGTGGATGTCCTAATTCTTGCGGACAGCATGAAGTCGCAACTATCGGTTTCTATGGAGGTGCTACTAGGATTGGAACATCCATGGTTCCCATCTATACAATGCTTTTTGCGGGTAGTACTGGCGAAAATGGTGAATTGGGCAAGGCAATCATGCGTGTTCCAGCTAAAAAGGTGATGGATGTAGTTCTTAAAATATTTGAACATTTCAAGAAAGAAAGGAAAGGTGATGAAAAATTAAATGAATGGATTTACAAAATTTCAAATGGAAATGGAGCTGGCGAAATTAAGAATGTAGATGATATGAAGAAGCTACTTTTACCTATAATTGAATTACCTGCGTTTTCCGCCGCACCTGATTTTTACAAAGATTATGGAACCGATTCTAATTTTGTCGCAAAAACTGCTAGAGGCGAATGTGCTGCTTGA